In the Armatimonadota bacterium genome, one interval contains:
- a CDS encoding D-alanyl-D-alanine carboxypeptidase: MASPALALRQTRLPVVPVIQATSAILVDGDTGQVLYAHNADDRLPMASTTKIMTAMLFCERVPPEQLITVSKYAASVGESSLHLKTGERLTAHDLLYAMILRSANDGCVAAAEATSGSEAAFVQLMNKRARALGLTNTHYANCHGLTAPGHFTSARDLATLARVALTDPRLAAVFRTRLIDIQRSIDVKDEAIRTHDHFLADYPGADGVKTGWTVPAGHCFVGSAVRDGLHLISVVLHSPNYLNETTELMNYGFGAFTPKIAERAGTMVGRCHVSGGTVSHVSVETLADLHYDVLRGTTPRVRVQSSIHALQAPVAMHGIAGEDTVLLDGQPVCSTPLVVERPVPHAAARQNTAAFGGFWICSILLLLLLVSLRNAPVKRRTRTSSQASRARRSGVTTGQRTADRQRAGSGKR, encoded by the coding sequence TTGGCGTCGCCCGCCCTGGCGCTGAGACAAACGCGCCTACCTGTTGTCCCGGTTATTCAAGCCACGAGCGCCATTCTTGTTGACGGTGACACCGGGCAGGTGCTCTACGCGCACAACGCCGATGACCGTCTTCCGATGGCCAGTACCACCAAGATTATGACAGCCATGTTGTTTTGCGAGCGCGTGCCACCGGAGCAGTTGATCACGGTAAGCAAATATGCCGCCTCCGTGGGCGAAAGCTCCCTCCACCTGAAGACCGGCGAGCGCCTGACCGCGCATGATCTGCTCTATGCCATGATCTTGCGCTCGGCAAACGACGGATGTGTGGCGGCAGCAGAGGCAACCTCAGGCAGCGAGGCTGCTTTTGTACAGCTGATGAACAAGCGCGCCCGCGCACTGGGCTTGACGAATACTCACTATGCCAATTGCCATGGGCTAACCGCGCCAGGGCACTTTACATCGGCGCGCGATCTGGCGACCCTCGCCCGTGTGGCGCTTACCGATCCCCGCCTGGCCGCCGTATTCCGGACAAGGCTCATCGACATTCAGCGATCGATCGATGTGAAGGATGAGGCAATTCGCACGCATGACCACTTCCTCGCAGATTATCCCGGCGCCGACGGCGTAAAGACCGGCTGGACCGTACCGGCTGGGCACTGCTTCGTAGGTTCCGCCGTTCGCGACGGACTGCATCTCATCTCCGTGGTCCTCCACAGCCCCAACTATCTGAACGAGACGACTGAGCTCATGAACTACGGTTTCGGCGCCTTTACGCCAAAGATCGCGGAAAGGGCCGGCACCATGGTTGGGCGATGTCATGTATCGGGCGGCACCGTCTCACACGTGTCGGTTGAGACGCTGGCCGACCTCCACTACGACGTGCTGCGCGGAACGACCCCGCGTGTACGTGTCCAGAGCAGTATCCATGCGCTTCAGGCGCCGGTGGCGATGCATGGTATTGCCGGTGAAGATACCGTACTGCTCGACGGTCAGCCTGTGTGTAGTACTCCGCTGGTGGTAGAACGTCCCGTGCCGCACGCGGCAGCGCGCCAGAATACGGCGGCATTCGGTGGCTTTTGGATCTGTTCCATCCTGCTGCTCCTGCTTCTGGTATCCTTACGCAATGCCCCGGTCAAGCGCAGAACCAGAACGTCTTCACAAGCTTCTCGCGCGCGCCGGAGTGGCGTCACTACGGGCCAGCGAACTGCTGATCGCCAGCGGGCGGGTAGCGGTAAACGGTAA
- the rpsU gene encoding 30S ribosomal protein S21, whose translation MAQVIVKPGEGIDMVLRRFKKQTMESGILKEARAHERYEKPSERRRREEAARQRKLAKARRIENRDVR comes from the coding sequence TTGGCACAGGTTATTGTTAAGCCGGGTGAAGGTATTGACATGGTTTTGCGCCGCTTCAAGAAGCAGACGATGGAGAGCGGCATTTTGAAAGAAGCCCGTGCGCACGAGCGCTACGAGAAGCCGAGTGAGCGGCGCCGACGCGAAGAGGCCGCTCGACAGCGCAAGTTGGCCAAGGCACGACGCATCGAGAACCGCGACGTTCGCTAG
- a CDS encoding proline dehydrogenase family protein: protein MVVRTLLLQLAGSHWLEVYARNNRLSRRLARRFVAGDSLEEATEPIRQLNAQKIAVSLDFLGESVADAGEVEAAECVALQMLQHIRREQLDANISVKLTALGLDFDEQLCRATLGRILTAAGSDGFVRIDMEDSSHTQRTLDTCMAMWNGTPAQHNVGVVIQAYLYRSEEDVKALLKAGVRVRLCKGAYKEQATVAFRHKHEVDANYLRLAGMLLDSGLYHGFATHDPAMIAGVQRYAAEHSIKPEAYEFQMLYGIRRDLQTALVAEGYRMRVYVPFGTHWYPYFMRRMAERPANLWFVLRNMAR, encoded by the coding sequence TTGGTCGTACGCACGCTTTTGCTTCAGCTTGCCGGCTCGCACTGGTTGGAAGTGTACGCACGGAACAACAGGCTTTCCAGGCGCCTTGCCCGGCGTTTCGTGGCGGGCGACTCGCTTGAGGAAGCTACTGAGCCGATCCGACAGCTGAACGCACAGAAGATTGCGGTGTCGCTCGATTTTCTAGGCGAAAGTGTAGCCGATGCCGGCGAGGTTGAGGCGGCGGAGTGCGTAGCCCTTCAGATGCTGCAGCACATTCGCCGCGAGCAATTGGACGCGAATATCTCGGTGAAGCTGACGGCGCTCGGCCTCGATTTTGATGAACAGTTGTGCCGCGCAACCCTCGGTCGGATCCTCACGGCTGCAGGTTCCGACGGTTTTGTAAGAATCGACATGGAGGACAGCTCCCACACGCAGCGCACCCTCGATACGTGCATGGCGATGTGGAATGGTACACCGGCGCAGCACAATGTGGGCGTGGTGATTCAAGCGTATCTTTACCGAAGCGAGGAGGATGTCAAAGCCCTGCTCAAGGCCGGTGTGCGGGTACGCTTGTGCAAAGGCGCCTACAAGGAGCAAGCTACTGTTGCCTTTCGGCACAAACACGAAGTTGACGCGAATTATCTTCGTCTGGCCGGCATGCTACTCGATTCCGGCTTGTACCACGGATTCGCCACGCATGATCCGGCGATGATCGCCGGGGTTCAACGCTACGCCGCCGAGCATAGCATCAAGCCGGAGGCATACGAATTCCAGATGCTCTATGGCATTCGGCGTGATCTGCAGACTGCACTGGTTGCCGAAGGATATCGCATGCGCGTCTACGTGCCATTCGGCACTCACTGGTACCCGTACTTTATGCGCCGCATGGCCGAACGTCCGGCGAACCTCTGGTTTGTCTTGCGGAATATGGCTCGATAG
- a CDS encoding LCP family protein has protein sequence MSDNETGGSTKGVGARRLTDAQVRARRAKAAQAGNAPAARKAPRRGWVLVRRMTAVTSLVLIAGVGAFAGRMWRNRIFRNVVLTGLSHPVTSLLHGVGANYTPDNFFPGQTAVNIALMGCDHDYENGVPVPILNSPARTDALMIAHVDFLNNTITVVSIPRDTAVEIPGHGICKINAAHAFGGPQLTEATVQRVFGISTDRYISMSFEGFQKIVNSMGGVSLLVNKPLNYDDNWANLHVHLSPGFQHLNGYQAMGFVRIRHSDSDLMRLDRQHEFLAAMRQKAKDPAIWASLPDVLDAVTNNIQTDMTDDQLLTLVNFARQVPHTSVEFDTLPSTEGPSYVYTQVPQSEAMIRRVFFNNNPDAPVNVDVPDMRMVRYTGVRRRTIASRPWRRRSAAAVTGGSSELTPPVSVDEPAVLPPGAAPPMSPSTSPVPSAPSGGGALGGTAAGGAGSGHGGSPDGGSGTQGGNSGTQAGGTGSGSGKTPPTQPPP, from the coding sequence TTGTCTGACAACGAAACGGGTGGTTCCACAAAGGGCGTTGGGGCGCGACGGCTGACCGACGCACAGGTGCGAGCCCGGCGGGCAAAGGCTGCACAAGCCGGCAATGCGCCTGCCGCTCGGAAGGCGCCGCGCAGAGGCTGGGTGCTTGTACGTCGCATGACGGCCGTTACGTCCCTTGTGCTGATTGCAGGAGTTGGGGCATTTGCCGGCCGAATGTGGCGGAACCGCATATTTCGCAACGTCGTTCTTACGGGCCTCAGCCATCCGGTAACCTCACTCTTGCATGGCGTAGGGGCGAACTACACGCCAGACAACTTTTTCCCTGGCCAGACGGCGGTGAACATTGCCCTGATGGGTTGTGACCACGATTACGAGAACGGCGTTCCCGTACCTATCCTGAATTCCCCGGCACGTACGGATGCGCTGATGATCGCCCACGTGGATTTCCTCAACAACACCATCACGGTGGTCAGCATCCCTCGCGACACAGCCGTCGAGATACCGGGACATGGTATCTGCAAGATCAATGCCGCTCATGCATTCGGCGGTCCTCAGCTGACAGAAGCGACTGTACAGCGCGTATTCGGCATCAGTACCGACCGGTACATCAGCATGAGCTTTGAGGGCTTCCAGAAGATCGTCAACTCGATGGGCGGCGTATCGCTGCTGGTGAACAAACCTCTAAATTACGATGACAACTGGGCGAACCTGCACGTGCACCTATCGCCCGGGTTCCAGCATCTGAATGGTTACCAGGCGATGGGTTTCGTACGCATCCGCCACTCAGACAGCGACCTGATGCGGCTGGACCGCCAGCATGAGTTTCTCGCCGCGATGCGGCAGAAGGCGAAGGACCCGGCGATCTGGGCCTCACTGCCCGATGTTTTGGACGCCGTGACCAACAACATTCAAACGGATATGACCGACGACCAGTTGCTAACGCTGGTCAACTTTGCTCGGCAGGTGCCACATACCTCGGTTGAATTCGACACGCTGCCCTCCACCGAAGGCCCGAGTTACGTCTATACGCAAGTCCCGCAAAGTGAGGCGATGATACGGCGCGTGTTCTTTAACAACAATCCAGACGCGCCCGTGAACGTGGATGTACCCGACATGCGCATGGTGCGGTACACGGGCGTGCGTAGACGGACGATCGCAAGTCGGCCCTGGCGACGGCGCTCGGCAGCTGCGGTTACTGGCGGAAGTTCCGAACTCACTCCGCCGGTGAGTGTGGATGAACCGGCGGTCCTGCCGCCCGGAGCCGCACCGCCGATGAGCCCATCGACTTCACCGGTGCCAAGCGCTCCGTCCGGCGGCGGCGCTTTGGGCGGGACCGCGGCGGGTGGAGCGGGCAGCGGTCACGGCGGTTCGCCGGACGGAGGATCCGGCACGCAAGGCGGTAACTCTGGAACGCAGGCCGGTGGTACCGGTTCCGGCAGTGGTAAAACGCCGCCAACTCAACCACCACCCTAG
- a CDS encoding rRNA pseudouridine synthase has translation MPRSSAEPERLHKLLARAGVASLRASELLIASGRVAVNGNNRLELGVKVDPTRDRITLDGKSVSLLSELHRYLVLHKPTGVTSTTSDRYASKTVLDLAPSDMGRLYPVGRLDRETSGLLLLTNDGAFANLMMHPRHHVPRVYRARVKGILQPETLDVLRSGVDLEDGKTQPSHVRRLPALTVPDADALEITVFEGRNRQVRRMLEAVGHPVTALCRVAIGPLKLGRLPRGRWREMTRGEVEQLRALALRTTAPAV, from the coding sequence ATGCCCCGGTCAAGCGCAGAACCAGAACGTCTTCACAAGCTTCTCGCGCGCGCCGGAGTGGCGTCACTACGGGCCAGCGAACTGCTGATCGCCAGCGGGCGGGTAGCGGTAAACGGTAACAACCGTCTGGAGTTAGGCGTGAAAGTGGATCCCACGCGCGACAGGATTACACTGGATGGTAAATCCGTATCCCTGTTAAGTGAGCTACATCGGTACCTGGTTCTGCATAAGCCTACCGGCGTTACCAGTACCACCAGCGACCGTTATGCATCAAAGACCGTGTTGGACCTCGCGCCGTCGGATATGGGTCGACTCTACCCGGTTGGGCGGCTGGATCGAGAAACCAGTGGACTGTTACTCTTAACGAACGACGGCGCGTTCGCAAATCTCATGATGCATCCACGCCACCACGTTCCCCGTGTTTATCGGGCACGCGTCAAGGGCATATTGCAACCTGAAACGCTGGACGTTTTGCGTTCCGGCGTCGATTTGGAGGACGGTAAAACGCAACCGAGCCATGTGCGCCGATTGCCGGCGCTGACCGTGCCGGACGCTGACGCATTGGAGATTACGGTGTTTGAAGGCCGTAACCGTCAGGTGCGGCGGATGCTTGAGGCCGTTGGACACCCGGTGACCGCGCTGTGTCGTGTTGCAATTGGCCCACTGAAGCTGGGACGTCTACCACGCGGTCGGTGGCGCGAAATGACGCGCGGCGAGGTTGAACAGCTGCGCGCATTGGCGCTGCGCACCACCGCACCCGCGGTTTGA